The genomic segment AGTCTTTTACAATAATATCTTTGGAAGGATATGATGGATGGGGCAAAACGTTTTTTTTGAAAGAGTGGACAGAAGAGTTAAAGCAACAAAATGAAGTTGCAGCTTATTATAGTGCATGGGATATCAATGCACTAGATCAACCACTTCCCTCTTTTTTAAATTTCCTATTTGAGGATTTATTTGCATCATATGAAGTAAAAAGAGGCGTTATACAACAGTTCAAGAACATAAACCAAGAGCTATTTTCTTTGAATACACTAGGAAAGTTGATTAGCAAATCTCCTCTCGCTATGTTCTCCATATTGCTTGAAGCCACAAAAGAAGCCGACAAAAAAGATATTGGCGCTGTACTGAGGGAGTTGAGTGTTCTTCAAAGAAGGCAAGAAAGCATTAGGGATTTTAAAGCGCAATTAGCAAAAGTAGTGGATAGAATTAGAAAAGACAAAAACATTTATATAATGATAGACGACCTTGATATCTGTCGTCCTAAATTTGTCGTTGATTTTTTGGAATCTATAAAGTACATGCTTGATATAGAGGGGTTTGTCTTTATTATCTCTGTTAATAAAGATAAGGGCAATGTGCATAAGGCCATTAACACGATACTTGGATCAAATTTTGACCTAAAATCTTTTACTGATTTCTCTTTACACTTACCAAAACAACCGATAGAAAAATTTACAAGAGAGCTATTTAAAAGTGTCAAATTACCAAAAAAATCAAAAAATTTGATTGTAGATAGTTTTATATTTTATGCAGAAAGTCTGTCACTATCGCTAGAAGCAATAAAGTACTGCGTAAAAAAAATAGGATTATGTCTTTTGAATTACACAAAAGGAGAGTTGCCTGCTTCAAATTTATTTTCATTCTTGGTGATATTACAATCAATAAATACTGATATATATGAGGAATTAGGTTCCTCATATCAAACAGCATTAGAAAAAATTGAAAGTGCATATAAACCTGCAGTTTTAAACCATATAAATGGTCAAGAAGAATGGAAAGAACTCAAAATTTTTCTGGATACTGCTTTTCAAGAGCAAGAATCAGAGGCCAGTAAGCCTGTAAAACAAATAAGGAATATTCTATTTTGAAAAGATACCCTACCTTTGCATATACAAGAATAGGGTAACATTTGATTAACGCCCTTTTACTATGTCATTACCTTGTTCAAACTTTCTAATTAGTTCGCTTACATTAACATCAGATAATCCTTTGTCTGCAGGTTTGTCATTATGCCTAGCATCAGGTTCACGAAGGTCTTCCTTACTGCTATTTCTAGTAACATTACACTTGACAATGTTTGAATTATTAGACTTATTGCTTATATCTGAAATATTACTTTTTTCACTGTACGAAGACGAGTTGCTCGACATATTGTCTAAACTAAAACGCTTTTTACCTTGATAGATCGGATTCCAATCAAGAGGATTATAAGCTTTAGCTTTTTTATCAAGAGTACTGCTACTAACATCACTGCATGAAGATATACCACTATCCCCTGAATCGCGGCGTTGTTTGTTAGGAGTGCTATGAATGTTGTCTTTCATGAGTTTTTGCATTGTTGGGCAAAATGTTCTTTCGGAATTGCTACTCATTGTTTTATTACTATCATTTGCTTGAAAATGAGGTACATTCTGCTCGAAAATCGCCTTTATTCCTGCAAATTTAGTTTGGTGAGATTTTGGATGAACAGGTGGAGCAACAATACCTTTTGAGTTAATCTTTCCTTCATTTTTAGGAAAAATTTTTGGATTATTTTTTTCCACTTTAGTATTCATTTTTTACCTCTTAAACTATTAACCAATACGATTGTAAACCTAGAGGTATTAATTTTATGATAATAATGCTAACGGTGATATGTCTACGTAGCTTCAGATAAGCATTGCCAGAGGGTTTTCTATATAGCGCTTGAAAGCATTTAAGAATTTTGCTCCCAATGCTCCATCAACTGTTCTATGGTCAACAGAGAGTGTTACTGTCATTATTTCTGCCACTTCTATTTTTTCATTTATCACAACTGGTTGCTTTTTAGATGCACCAACGGCCATAATGCAGGATTGTGGCGGATTAATTATAGCGCTGAAAGCTTTTATACCAAACATCCCTAAGTTGGATATAGTAAACCCTCCTCCTTGAAATTCTTCAGGTCTTAATTTTCCGGATCTTGCTTTATTTACTAGACCTTTTACTTCTTTTGATATGGATAAAATACCTTTTTTATCCGCATTTTTTACTATAGGAGTAATCAGTCCATCTTCAAGTGCTACAGCGATTGAAATGTCTATATTTGAATACTTTAGTATTTTATTGTCTATCCACGAAGAATTTATATCAGGAAATTTTTTCATGCTGAAAGCTGTAGCTTTTATAATTAGGTCATTAATTGTCACTTTATTGTTTTCATCTGCTAAGTTAATTTCATTTTTGAGCGATATTAGCTTATCAACCTGACAGTCTACAGTTAAGTAAAAATGTGGAACATTTTGTTTAGATTCAACCAAGCGCTGCGCTATTACCTGGCGCATGTTGCTCACTTCAATTATAGTGTCTTCACCTAATCTTTTACAATTTTTAATTTGTCTATCACCATCTAAAAATTCTAATACATCAGCTTTAATAATACGGCCGTATGGACCTGTACCCTCTAATTGTTCTATATCAACACCTTCATTTTGAGCTATTTTTTTAGCTAATGGACTTATCTTTACTCTACCTTCTGTTGCTTTGGTATCTTCTTTTTTTCTGGATTCCGGTGTCAAGCACTGAGATGACATTGAGGAGCTAGATAACACTGAAGAATTAGATGGCGTCGAAGGGTTAGCTTCAACTCTCTCCTTAATTTCAATGTTGACAGCAGGAGCTGAAGCATAATTACTAAGGGCATTCTTGTCCTCTCCTTCTTCTAACATTAGAGCTATTGGTTGATTTACAGGCACGCCACTTGTTCCTTCTGACACTAAAATTTTTGCCAAAACTCCTTCATCCACTGATTCAAACTCCATTATGGCTTTATCAGTTTCTATTTCAGCAATTACATCACCTACTTCAACTCTATCTTGCTCTTTCTTGCACCACTTTACAATTTTTCCACCAGTTTTGCTCATTGTTGGAGAAAGAGCAGGCATCAATATTTCTATAGGCATCTACTGTAAATTAAAAATCTATTCAATTGTTAATTTACTCTTTATCTTATGTTCATGTCAATCCAATCGTGAATTACGGTGAACAAGTCTATAATATTGCTGTTTTCATTATTTAGTCTTAGCTTGTCTGCTGATAACTTTGTTTCGATAAAATCAAATAAAATCAACATGAGAACAGGACCAGGGTTTCACTATCCCGTAAAATGGATATACATTTGCAAAAATCTGCCCTTGAAAGTGATAGAAGAGTTTGAAAATTGGAAAAAGGTCTGTGATATATATGAAGACTGCGGATGGGTAAAGAGCAGTCTGCTTAGTGACAAGCGTTATGTGGTGGTAAAAGAAGATACTTACGGATATCAAAAACAGAGTACAGACAGTAAGCTCATTATGAAGATAGACAAATTTGTTGTAATGAGAATAGAAAAATGCAATGCAAAATGGTGCTTGTTATCCTCCTCAAAACGTAAAGCGTGGGTACAAAAAAAACATATATATGGGGCTGATTAATGTGAAAGATCTTGATTAATAGTAGTTTCTGGACCTTCTGTAGTAGGCTCTTCAGATGAGGCAGAAGGTGCACTGGTTTCTTGGGATTCTGGAGGATTACTCTTCTGCGCTGAGCTACCACATTTCCCACAAAAACTCCTTAACATCTCCTCAGCAGATAAGTTTAAAATTTGTATAATAGACTTTCCGCTTTGTTCTTCTAGCGATTGATCCATTCTAGAAATCAACTCAGAAAATTCGCTATCTGGCTTCTCAGCTTCAATTCTTATTTTGCTTTCTATGCCTGCAATATCGCCTTGGTCGATTTCTTTTTTTGTTATGTTGAATGAATCCGCAATATTTTGATATTTGATCTTGCAATCACCACAGCCAATTATGCAGAGAGCGATGGAATCAGATATCTCATTTGCAGCCCATTTATGTATGGTGTAAGCCAAGTAATTGTCATGATATTGAGTATTAAATTGTTGTTTTATTAACTCAGAAATTTTATTCTTTAGAGACATAAAGCACCTTCCCCTTACAACTAGCTATACCTTTTGTTAAAATACAGCAATTAAGCTTGAATAGCAAATGTATACATGCTTTATTTTAATTAATTATTAAAGCAGGAAACAAAAATCTGAGTATAATCTTATCCAATCATTTTATGGCTTGACCCACAATTGTACGGATTTGAAAAGCAATCCCAGCCATTATTAAAAACGAAAAGATTACTTGACAAACCTCTCCAATCCACGTACCATATCAGTGAAGCTATTTATTTATCTTCTCTGTACAGATTAAACGACAAAAAAACTTAGTATATCTGGCGTGTCATTGTTTAATTTTTCGCACTATGTGCACCTTATGTCTTTATAAAACTTCTGGGTTTCTACCCCATATAAGCTAAAATGCGCTTTAAAAGCGTTACAAGACATTAAAAAACGCCAACTGATAAAATGATAGTGAATAACTAGCTACCATAGGGTTTCTTTTGTCTTTTTTTCTGTTTAGTAAATTTCTTAACGTTTATAATTTAGACTCATTGCAGTTCAAAAGCAGCTGAGTCGCGGTTATTAGACGTTTAGAATAAAGAAACGCCATGTTTGAAAGTTAAATGTAAATAACTAGCCACCCACGGGGCTCCTTTTGCCTTTTTCTCCATTTGGTAAATTTCTTAAATATTCATGACTGAGATCCCGCTGCGGCTGAAATGACAGCAGCGCTCCTTATGATAGTACTGGAATCCAGAAGAGTTTGCAAGCAAACTGATTTGGTGAGCATAAGCTACTAAAACATAACGTTTTTGATGAGATTACAGAAACCAGTACTACCATAGGGGAAACACCGTTTGTTGACCTTGGCAAAATAAATGTTCGTACAGTTGTGTGGCTAAATTTGAAATGGCTACATGAATTTGTCGTAAATCACCACCATATAAGGTGCGATGCAACAAAGCCACCTATGAGATCTATTCAAGCAGCATTAACACAACTCACTTCTAGATATAGAAATTATCTTCTTGAATTCGATATTATTTTTTATAATATTATCGTAAGTATCCTGAAATCCAGTTCTTGCTATAGCTATCTAGTGTACTTATTTGAAATTAAGTTTTCTGGGTTCTGATGTCAAACTACTTAGATGACGTTGATTTACTCTATTTTAACGCAGGAGGTTTATCACGATGAATAATTCTTTAAACTCAAAGACAATTTTAAACATTAACGGCAAGTCATACAGCTACTTCAGCCTAAATAGCGCTGGCAGGTTTTTAGAAATAGATGTAACTAAATTACCTTGTTCATTAAAGGTTTTGCTTGAGAATTTATTGCGCAATGAAGACGGAATTAATGTAAAGCTAGATGATATCAAAACACTGGCAAGTTGTGTTAATAAATATACTAACCATGAAATCAACTACAAACCAGCAAGAGTACTGATGCAAGATTTTACAGGGGTTCCTGCTGTTGTTGATTTAGCTTCAATGCGTAGTTATGTGGAGAAAAATGGAGGCAACCCAAGTAGAATAAATCCGTCTGTGCCTGTTGATCTTGTAATAGATCATTCTGTCCAAGTGGATAGTTATGGAAACACTTCAGCATTTGGTAAAAACGTTGAATTGGAAGTAAAAAGAAATTTGGAGAGATATCGATTCTTAAAGTGGGGAGAATCATCCTTCACAAATTTTAGAGTAGTGCCACCTGGTACAGGGATCTGCCACCAAGTGAATCTTGAATATTTAGCACAAGTTGTATGTAACAAGAATGGAGTGGTGTATCCTGATACCGTAGTTGGTACAGATAGCCACACTACCATGGTTAATGGTTTATCGGTTCTTGGTTGGGGCGTTGGTGGAATAGAAGCTGAGTCCGTGATGCTTGGCCAACCTATTAGCATGATGATTCCAGAGGTAGTAGGATTTAAATTAACTGGAAGACTTCCCGAAGGAGTAACTGCAACTGACCTAGTGCTGACAATTACAAATATCTTAAGAACAAAAGGTGTCGTTGGTAAATTTGTGGAATTTTATGGTGATGGCTTAGACTATTTACCTTTGGCAGATAGAGCAACCATAGCTAACATGGCTCCAGAGTATGGCGCAACCTGTGGATTTTTTCCTATTGATCAGAAAACACTGGATTATTTGAGCTTAACCGGAAGGCCAGAGGAGCTAATTAAGCTAGTTAAAGCCTATGCAAAAGAGCAAGGATTATGGCGTAGCAATGATGAGTTGGCATTTTTTGACACACTAGAACTTGATTTATCGAGTGTAGAACCAGTAATGGCTGGTCCAAAAAGACCACAAGACAAGGTTTTTCTTTCACAAGTGACGGAGTCTTTTTCTACATCGTTTGCAGTTAACGAATTAAAGGAAAGTGATGAGCTTCAAGATGGAAGTGTAGTTATCGCAGCAATAACAAGCTGTACCAATACTTCAAACCCGAGTGTGATGATTGCTGCTGGCCTTGTAGCCCGTAATGCAGTTAAACTTGGGTTGAAGTCAAAGTCTTGGGTTAAAACTTCTCTTGCCCCAGGATCACAAGTTGTAACGGAGTATTTAGAAAAATCAGGATTACAGAAAGATCTAAATGCTTTAGGCTTCAATTTGGTTGGATATGGCTGTACAACTTGCATTGGAAATTCCGGCCCACTTGATAAAGATATAGAGAATGACATTAAAAACAGAAATTTAACCGTTGCTGCAGTTTTATCTGGCAATCGCAACTTTGAAGGAAGAATCCATCCTTTAGCCAAAGCTAACTACTTAGCATCTCCACCTCTCGTTGTTGTGTATGCACTTGCAGGCACCGTACGAATTGATCTGACAAAAGACCCTATATGCAAAGACAAGAATGGAAATAACGTTTATCTCAAAGATATATGGCCAACGAACAGCGAAATCGAAAACTGTGTTAAAAGTGTTGTGACACGTGAAATGTTCATACAAAAATATAAGGATGTCTTTTCTGGTGATGAACACTGGCAAAGGGTAAAGTGTGAAAGAAGTGAAATCTATAATTGGGATACAGATAGCACTTACATACAAAATCCTCCTTATTTTGATAATCTATTGACGGAAAATGATAAAGATAGTGCAGTTGAAATAAAGGATGCACGAATACTAGCTATATTTGGTGATAGTGTAACCACTGATCA from the Candidatus Wolbachia massiliensis genome contains:
- a CDS encoding P-loop NTPase fold protein, translated to MCLKKLISLTTFKRKKTAPPPKVMAWKSDYLNYQQFSSKFNTIIKTIDQSFTIISLEGYDGWGKTFFLKEWTEELKQQNEVAAYYSAWDINALDQPLPSFLNFLFEDLFASYEVKRGVIQQFKNINQELFSLNTLGKLISKSPLAMFSILLEATKEADKKDIGAVLRELSVLQRRQESIRDFKAQLAKVVDRIRKDKNIYIMIDDLDICRPKFVVDFLESIKYMLDIEGFVFIISVNKDKGNVHKAINTILGSNFDLKSFTDFSLHLPKQPIEKFTRELFKSVKLPKKSKNLIVDSFIFYAESLSLSLEAIKYCVKKIGLCLLNYTKGELPASNLFSFLVILQSINTDIYEELGSSYQTALEKIESAYKPAVLNHINGQEEWKELKIFLDTAFQEQESEASKPVKQIRNILF
- a CDS encoding pyruvate dehydrogenase complex dihydrolipoamide acetyltransferase, coding for MPIEILMPALSPTMSKTGGKIVKWCKKEQDRVEVGDVIAEIETDKAIMEFESVDEGVLAKILVSEGTSGVPVNQPIALMLEEGEDKNALSNYASAPAVNIEIKERVEANPSTPSNSSVLSSSSMSSQCLTPESRKKEDTKATEGRVKISPLAKKIAQNEGVDIEQLEGTGPYGRIIKADVLEFLDGDRQIKNCKRLGEDTIIEVSNMRQVIAQRLVESKQNVPHFYLTVDCQVDKLISLKNEINLADENNKVTINDLIIKATAFSMKKFPDINSSWIDNKILKYSNIDISIAVALEDGLITPIVKNADKKGILSISKEVKGLVNKARSGKLRPEEFQGGGFTISNLGMFGIKAFSAIINPPQSCIMAVGASKKQPVVINEKIEVAEIMTVTLSVDHRTVDGALGAKFLNAFKRYIENPLAMLI
- a CDS encoding SH3 domain-containing protein; translation: MNKSIILLFSLFSLSLSADNFVSIKSNKINMRTGPGFHYPVKWIYICKNLPLKVIEEFENWKKVCDIYEDCGWVKSSLLSDKRYVVVKEDTYGYQKQSTDSKLIMKIDKFVVMRIEKCNAKWCLLSSSKRKAWVQKKHIYGAD
- the acnA gene encoding aconitate hydratase AcnA, with amino-acid sequence MNNSLNSKTILNINGKSYSYFSLNSAGRFLEIDVTKLPCSLKVLLENLLRNEDGINVKLDDIKTLASCVNKYTNHEINYKPARVLMQDFTGVPAVVDLASMRSYVEKNGGNPSRINPSVPVDLVIDHSVQVDSYGNTSAFGKNVELEVKRNLERYRFLKWGESSFTNFRVVPPGTGICHQVNLEYLAQVVCNKNGVVYPDTVVGTDSHTTMVNGLSVLGWGVGGIEAESVMLGQPISMMIPEVVGFKLTGRLPEGVTATDLVLTITNILRTKGVVGKFVEFYGDGLDYLPLADRATIANMAPEYGATCGFFPIDQKTLDYLSLTGRPEELIKLVKAYAKEQGLWRSNDELAFFDTLELDLSSVEPVMAGPKRPQDKVFLSQVTESFSTSFAVNELKESDELQDGSVVIAAITSCTNTSNPSVMIAAGLVARNAVKLGLKSKSWVKTSLAPGSQVVTEYLEKSGLQKDLNALGFNLVGYGCTTCIGNSGPLDKDIENDIKNRNLTVAAVLSGNRNFEGRIHPLAKANYLASPPLVVVYALAGTVRIDLTKDPICKDKNGNNVYLKDIWPTNSEIENCVKSVVTREMFIQKYKDVFSGDEHWQRVKCERSEIYNWDTDSTYIQNPPYFDNLLTENDKDSAVEIKDARILAIFGDSVTTDHISPAGNIASNSSAGIYLKNLGIEPQDFNSYGSRRGNHNVMMRGTFANIRIKNEMISNEGSYTKHIPSQETMSIFDTAMRYKESNTSLVIVAGKEYGTGSSRDWAAKGTVLLGIKAVIAESFERIHRSNLVGMGVLPLVFQNGITRAIFDGSETISITGKIVPSGNLECIIKRKDSSEQSIQLKCCVQTVTEMKYLMSGGVLSYILAQSS